One part of the Spiroplasma turonicum genome encodes these proteins:
- the mutM gene encoding DNA-formamidopyrimidine glycosylase: protein MPELPEVETVVNILKKSVIGKKIKSVSIFYNKLLKTNISIEEFRNRLKNRVIENISRIGKYIIFDLGNDVLISHLRMEGKWFFINDLSLINEKHIEAIFYFEDNYMLVYHDTRKFGTFNLETKESYLVVDPLKKLGPEPFNEVVDGNYIYNSMHKSNKFIKTVLLDQTKISGIGNIYADEILFDAGINPERKASSLSLKDYNLIYNSSKKILKRAIELGGSTISTYKAGHGISGKFQNELKVHLRKDQCCYNCNSKIIKKKVNGRGTYICLNCQKIY, encoded by the coding sequence ATGCCAGAACTTCCTGAAGTAGAAACAGTAGTTAACATTTTAAAAAAGAGTGTTATTGGTAAAAAAATTAAAAGTGTAAGCATTTTCTATAATAAACTTCTAAAAACTAATATTTCGATTGAGGAGTTTAGGAATAGATTAAAAAATAGAGTAATAGAAAATATTTCAAGAATAGGTAAATATATTATTTTTGATTTAGGTAATGATGTTCTAATAAGTCATTTAAGAATGGAAGGTAAATGATTTTTTATTAATGACTTATCATTGATAAACGAAAAACATATTGAAGCAATATTTTATTTCGAAGATAATTATATGCTTGTATATCACGATACTAGAAAATTTGGTACCTTCAACTTAGAAACTAAAGAAAGTTATCTTGTTGTTGATCCATTAAAAAAACTAGGCCCTGAACCATTTAATGAAGTTGTTGATGGAAATTATATTTATAATTCAATGCATAAATCAAATAAGTTTATTAAAACTGTTTTATTGGATCAAACTAAAATATCAGGAATAGGAAATATATATGCTGATGAAATATTATTTGATGCAGGAATAAATCCGGAGAGAAAAGCTTCATCACTATCGTTAAAAGATTATAATTTGATTTATAATTCTAGTAAAAAAATATTAAAAAGAGCAATTGAACTTGGTGGCTCTACTATAAGCACTTATAAAGCTGGTCATGGTATATCAGGAAAATTTCAAAATGAACTTAAAGTCCATCTAAGAAAGGATCAATGTTGTTATAATTGCAACTCAAAGATAATTAAAAAGAAAGTTAATGGTAGAGGTACATATATTTGTTTGAATTGTCAAAAAATATATTAA
- a CDS encoding DnaD domain protein, with amino-acid sequence MDFYDYKVGLNNIIERPSTKILTYLYQPIIGFEAITIYRTLFEEWLISKDINNFKLKINRLFNITGLNQELYFDSIKKLEAVGLMKTLVNAKKEYYLFTLNSPLEPINFFNSNILNSYLYSKVGKTDYELLRFIFRDDNKINNNSECVDISSSFNDVFDNVIIEDEMLKSTYLKPKPSKDLIVSEKTLIKIKNMLIENCIKFKISNSMFKEWINEIFLLFRINESMFIDLILKFNKNIISEKDKNPLFSFISYELKRKLHSVSNTFFDIKSTIIEKKNIKIKEMETIDAQQYMMALLSTEMLNESQKELIKELSLKYKLRDSVINCLLEFSYLKNEKNIVANYIYKIAKSLNENQIKTAEDAMQYLITAHKNSRVIKPKNQIVENSYQNKPTKDYKINVDNDVKLDLSLWGDL; translated from the coding sequence TTGGATTTTTATGATTACAAAGTTGGTCTTAATAATATAATAGAAAGACCAAGTACAAAAATATTAACATATTTATATCAACCAATAATTGGTTTTGAAGCAATTACTATTTATAGAACTTTGTTTGAAGAATGATTAATATCAAAAGATATTAATAATTTTAAGCTTAAAATCAATAGATTATTTAATATAACAGGTTTAAACCAAGAATTATATTTCGATAGTATTAAAAAATTAGAGGCAGTAGGTTTAATGAAAACTTTAGTAAATGCAAAAAAAGAGTACTATTTATTCACATTAAACTCACCACTTGAACCTATTAATTTTTTTAATAGCAATATCTTAAATAGTTATCTATATTCAAAAGTTGGTAAAACAGATTATGAACTTTTAAGATTTATATTCAGAGATGATAATAAAATAAATAATAATAGTGAATGTGTAGATATATCATCATCTTTTAATGATGTTTTTGATAATGTTATTATAGAAGATGAAATGTTAAAAAGTACTTATTTAAAACCTAAACCTTCAAAAGATTTAATAGTTTCTGAAAAAACATTAATAAAAATAAAAAATATGTTGATTGAAAATTGCATAAAATTCAAAATAAGCAATTCAATGTTTAAAGAATGAATAAATGAAATCTTTCTTTTATTCAGGATAAACGAAAGTATGTTTATAGATTTAATTTTAAAATTTAATAAAAACATAATTAGTGAAAAAGATAAAAACCCGTTATTTTCATTTATATCTTATGAGCTAAAAAGAAAACTACATAGTGTTTCTAATACATTTTTTGATATTAAGTCAACAATTATTGAAAAAAAGAACATAAAAATAAAGGAAATGGAAACAATAGATGCCCAACAATATATGATGGCCTTGCTATCTACAGAAATGTTAAATGAATCTCAAAAAGAACTAATTAAAGAGTTATCGCTTAAGTATAAATTAAGAGATAGTGTTATAAACTGTTTATTAGAGTTTTCATATTTAAAAAATGAAAAAAATATAGTTGCAAATTATATTTACAAAATAGCAAAGTCTTTGAATGAAAATCAAATTAAAACAGCAGAGGATGCTATGCAATATTTAATCACAGCACACAAAAATTCTAGAGTTATAAAACCCAAAAATCAAATAGTTGAAAATAGTTATCAAAATAAACCAACAAAGGATTATAAAATTAATGTCGATAATGATGTTAAATTAGATCTTTCATTATGAGGGGACTTGTAA
- the gap gene encoding type I glyceraldehyde-3-phosphate dehydrogenase: MKKIAINGFGRIGRLAFRQLFEIKDIEIVAINDLTSADTLAYLLEFDSAHGQFMSDKISSKDGAIIVDGREIKILAEKDASQLPWKSLGIDLVIECTGFYVSKEKSQAHIDAGAKKVIISAPATGDLKTIVFGVNHKEITPSDLIVSAASCTTNCLSPVAKILDEKFGVVRGLMNTIHAVTNDQRLLDLPHSDLRRGRAAAWNIVPSKTGAAAAVGKVLPNLNGKLDGLALRVPVITGSIVDLTVELEKEVTVESLNSAIESAIKADADLALALQYCTKQIVSQDVVSSKYGSIFDATLTKVMTVDGKQLVKVFAWYDNESSFTSQFIRTIKHMLTV, from the coding sequence ATGAAAAAAATTGCAATTAATGGATTTGGTAGAATAGGACGTCTTGCTTTTAGACAACTATTTGAAATAAAAGATATAGAAATAGTAGCTATAAATGATTTAACAAGTGCAGATACACTTGCTTACTTATTAGAATTTGACTCAGCACATGGACAATTCATGTCAGATAAAATCTCTTCAAAAGATGGAGCTATAATAGTTGATGGTAGAGAAATAAAAATTCTTGCCGAAAAAGATGCTTCACAACTTCCTTGAAAATCACTTGGAATTGATTTAGTAATTGAATGTACTGGATTTTATGTTTCAAAAGAAAAATCACAAGCTCATATAGATGCAGGAGCAAAAAAAGTTATAATATCAGCACCTGCAACTGGAGATTTAAAAACTATAGTATTTGGAGTTAACCACAAAGAAATTACACCTAGTGATTTAATTGTTTCAGCAGCTTCATGTACAACTAACTGTTTATCTCCTGTGGCTAAAATTTTAGATGAAAAATTTGGAGTAGTTAGAGGATTAATGAACACAATCCATGCTGTAACTAATGACCAAAGATTATTAGACTTGCCACATAGTGACTTACGTCGTGGTCGTGCAGCAGCTTGAAACATAGTTCCAAGTAAAACAGGGGCAGCAGCTGCGGTTGGAAAAGTATTACCAAATTTAAATGGTAAACTTGATGGATTAGCACTACGTGTTCCAGTTATTACAGGATCAATAGTTGATTTAACTGTTGAATTAGAAAAAGAAGTAACTGTTGAATCATTAAATAGTGCAATTGAAAGTGCAATCAAAGCCGATGCTGATTTAGCTCTTGCATTACAATATTGTACAAAACAAATTGTTTCACAAGATGTTGTTTCATCAAAATATGGTTCAATCTTTGATGCAACATTAACAAAAGTTATGACTGTTGATGGAAAACAATTAGTGAAAGTATTTGCATGATACGATAACGAAAGTTCATTTACTTCACAATTTATACGTACTATAAAACACATGTTAACTGTATAA
- a CDS encoding DnaA ATPase domain-containing protein gives MDSDLLFKFKNDSQICKFINKFKISDEILIKNSNILETFLNEFTICKSNEPLSKCKQIMKGIQQKLSYKNKLFYITSENCNHWKYEHKYYNMDKNIIYCDYDKSEIRSTLQEFVANNDNYKMDPSLKNFLNEFAKVKNNKDFKGFYLYGNPGIGKTYILKLVANTHAMWNEKVIFVSVNKLIKSIKDSFNNNEDNFNNYFFDNCCDVEVLILDDIGGEMVSDWSRDEILFGLLNYRMEKKLKTYFSSNFSIIDLENNYINNKNKNNGQLIFDKVKTKRFTERIKALAYFINLRGENKRY, from the coding sequence ATGGATAGTGATTTATTATTTAAATTTAAAAATGATTCTCAAATTTGTAAATTTATAAATAAGTTTAAAATTTCTGATGAAATACTTATTAAAAACTCAAATATATTAGAAACATTTTTAAATGAATTCACAATTTGTAAGTCTAATGAACCATTATCAAAGTGTAAACAAATAATGAAAGGTATTCAACAAAAGTTATCATATAAAAACAAGTTATTTTACATAACTAGTGAAAACTGTAACCATTGAAAATATGAGCACAAATACTATAATATGGACAAAAATATTATATATTGTGATTATGATAAAAGTGAAATTAGATCAACTCTTCAAGAATTTGTGGCTAATAATGATAATTATAAAATGGACCCATCTTTAAAAAACTTCTTAAATGAATTTGCAAAAGTTAAAAATAATAAAGATTTTAAAGGGTTTTATTTATATGGTAATCCAGGAATTGGTAAAACCTACATTTTAAAATTAGTTGCAAATACACATGCTATGTGAAACGAGAAGGTTATATTTGTATCTGTTAATAAACTTATAAAAAGTATAAAAGATTCTTTTAATAACAATGAAGATAATTTCAATAATTATTTTTTTGATAATTGTTGTGATGTTGAAGTGCTAATTCTTGATGATATAGGTGGAGAGATGGTTAGTGATTGAAGCCGAGATGAAATATTATTTGGGTTATTAAATTATAGAATGGAAAAAAAGCTAAAGACTTATTTTAGTTCAAATTTCTCTATAATTGATTTAGAAAACAACTATATTAACAATAAAAATAAAAATAATGGTCAATTGATTTTTGATAAAGTTAAAACTAAAAGGTTTACGGAAAGAATAAAGGCACTTGCATATTTTATAAACCTAAGAGGAGAAAATAAAAGGTACTAG